One region of Priestia megaterium genomic DNA includes:
- a CDS encoding histidinol-phosphatase HisJ family protein, whose translation MYLVDYHHHTNNSFDSQAVMKEVCEQAVKNGINEICFTEHFSLNPLAPTYGHMDFDKYERELAECRDQFQDQLVIKKGIEICEPHYLKEKYQKTMQQENFDFILGSVHNINNIKLRKHLELNDKEAIYRAYFNEMYKLVSEADIDVLAHLDLMKRYAFEQYGIYDFHQFKDILADILKKAIDRNIGIEINTSGIRGKLGEALPALEVVSLYRDLGGEILTIGSDSHFVETVGAHMKEAIEMAKQCGFTEIYTFDQRKPKGIRI comes from the coding sequence ATGTATCTAGTAGACTACCATCATCACACGAACAATTCATTTGACTCACAGGCAGTCATGAAAGAAGTGTGCGAACAAGCTGTAAAAAACGGCATAAACGAAATTTGTTTTACCGAGCACTTTTCATTAAATCCATTAGCGCCAACGTACGGTCATATGGATTTCGATAAATATGAACGAGAACTAGCGGAATGCAGAGATCAATTCCAAGACCAGCTAGTGATTAAAAAAGGAATTGAAATTTGTGAGCCGCACTATCTAAAAGAGAAGTATCAAAAAACTATGCAGCAGGAGAACTTTGATTTTATTTTAGGATCAGTTCATAACATTAATAACATCAAGCTTCGTAAACACTTGGAGCTGAATGACAAAGAAGCGATTTACCGCGCTTATTTTAACGAAATGTATAAGCTAGTAAGCGAAGCCGATATTGATGTCTTGGCTCATTTAGATTTAATGAAGCGCTATGCGTTTGAGCAATACGGCATATATGACTTTCATCAATTCAAAGATATTCTTGCGGATATTTTGAAAAAAGCAATTGATCGCAATATCGGAATTGAAATTAATACTTCAGGTATAAGAGGGAAACTGGGCGAAGCGCTGCCGGCACTTGAAGTTGTGAGCTTGTACCGTGATTTAGGCGGAGAAATTTTAACGATTGGATCGGATTCACATTTTGTAGAAACCGTAGGAGCACATATGAAAGAAGCGATTGAAATGGCGAAACAGTGTGGATTTACGGAGATTTATACGTTTGATCAACGTAAGCCAAAAGGAATTCGTATTTAA
- a CDS encoding DUF969 domain-containing protein produces MLKLIGVLLVAVGFLFRLNTLLVVTVAGIVTGLVSGLSLHEVITMFGQFFVDNRYMSMAILLTLPIFGVLEKYGLKEQAEVLIKKAKNASSGNVLLIYLFIREISAAVGLNIGGHAQSVRPLVAPMSEGAARAKYGELPPKVKEDIRAHAAAAENTGWFFGEDIFIATGGILLMKGFFDSVGIHVDVWDMALWGIPTAIAALLISAIRFRQLDRRIHRKMTKHKPTSSSKTEAS; encoded by the coding sequence ATGTTGAAATTAATTGGGGTTTTGCTAGTGGCAGTGGGATTTCTATTTCGTTTAAATACACTGCTTGTTGTGACTGTTGCAGGCATCGTGACGGGCCTTGTATCAGGTTTATCATTGCATGAAGTAATTACGATGTTCGGTCAGTTCTTTGTCGATAACCGCTATATGTCTATGGCTATTTTACTTACTCTTCCTATCTTTGGCGTATTAGAAAAATACGGGTTAAAGGAACAAGCGGAAGTCCTGATCAAAAAAGCGAAAAACGCTTCTTCTGGAAATGTTTTACTTATATATCTTTTTATCCGTGAAATCTCAGCCGCAGTCGGCTTAAATATCGGAGGACATGCTCAATCCGTGCGTCCATTAGTGGCACCTATGTCTGAAGGCGCAGCCCGTGCAAAATACGGAGAGCTTCCGCCTAAAGTCAAAGAAGATATCCGCGCTCACGCAGCGGCAGCTGAAAATACGGGCTGGTTTTTCGGAGAAGATATCTTTATCGCAACAGGTGGAATTCTTTTAATGAAAGGATTTTTTGACTCTGTAGGGATTCACGTTGACGTCTGGGATATGGCGCTTTGGGGTATTCCAACAGCCATCGCAGCGCTGCTGATCAGCGCCATTCGTTTCCGTCAGTTAGACCGACGTATTCACAGAAAAATGACAAAGCACAAACCAACATCATCTTCAAAGACGGAGGCGAGTTAA
- a CDS encoding zinc ribbon domain-containing protein has protein sequence MNCSNCGHFNEGGKFCVKCGHKLQEEAAVSQAAAASEYQPQPQPAYAPQQPNQRVRQAKKVSKSFFSYFAEGIKNPTATAQAAGESQFVNALITVILYALSIPIMLYVGWKLLLIQFVRSMFKLPIISEELAPSDMEDFNTGADLIKATDINSIIHFNFTDFVFKQGIFIFIGLAIIIGATYVVAKFGKVDVSFKEFFSRFGTFLIIPTALLLIGLVLAFLHVEYFSYFMNFGLLSIFLVVPFTIASFKQSGTNGLDRIYSTLIVYVVITIVLTFIANGLGEEAKNIITRMGNSSELNDLF, from the coding sequence TTGAATTGTTCAAATTGCGGCCATTTTAATGAGGGCGGAAAGTTTTGCGTGAAGTGCGGTCATAAATTGCAAGAAGAGGCAGCTGTAAGCCAGGCGGCAGCTGCATCTGAATATCAGCCTCAGCCGCAACCAGCGTATGCGCCTCAACAACCTAATCAGCGTGTTCGTCAGGCGAAAAAAGTGTCAAAATCATTTTTTAGTTATTTTGCAGAAGGAATTAAAAATCCAACAGCTACAGCACAAGCAGCAGGCGAAAGCCAATTCGTTAATGCTCTTATCACAGTCATTCTTTATGCTCTTAGTATACCTATTATGCTGTATGTAGGCTGGAAGCTATTGTTGATTCAATTTGTTCGAAGCATGTTCAAGCTTCCTATTATCAGTGAAGAGCTGGCTCCATCCGACATGGAGGATTTTAATACAGGCGCTGATTTGATAAAAGCCACAGATATCAACAGTATCATTCACTTCAATTTTACCGATTTTGTCTTTAAACAAGGTATCTTCATTTTTATTGGACTTGCAATTATTATTGGAGCAACATATGTTGTAGCAAAGTTTGGAAAGGTAGACGTTTCTTTTAAAGAATTTTTCTCACGCTTTGGCACGTTTTTAATTATTCCAACAGCTCTTCTTTTAATTGGGCTTGTGCTTGCATTTCTTCACGTTGAATACTTCTCTTATTTTATGAATTTTGGTTTGCTGAGCATTTTCCTTGTAGTTCCATTTACCATTGCTAGCTTTAAGCAAAGCGGAACAAATGGGCTTGATCGTATCTATAGCACTCTTATTGTATATGTAGTCATTACGATTGTGCTGACGTTTATTGCGAATGGTTTAGGAGAAGAAGCCAAAAACATTATTACAAGAATGGGAAACAGCAGTGAATTAAATGATTTATTTTAA
- a CDS encoding zinc ribbon domain-containing protein: MCKLGYCKECGHQLTNEHQFCPECGHPVERKAASSEVAASQRYAESASSSAEERRESVKPSNKKTKVIAISVIAAAAVLGGAYYGIDKTIMAPKAVSEKFIASVKGNDVDRVKKYVNDGQIQLEANDEQTKSFITYLHENPDVMKSISEGLAADSRALEAGVPSEDHSSYAKLEQDGNKWGIFDHYTVQINPVYAKAQSTEDATVVYIDGQKAGTVSSDSSKKIGPFLPGTHTVKGEVQNDYGKVENEQEVEATNGEDVNVEFDWSDHAVYISSDYDDATLFVNGKDTKTKINDIDYLGPLPMDGSVKLYAKRGVKKTEEVSIKKGMEDVALNFDKENTTEATAKASVPSKNQETTDKGSEVNSGVSTSEVSSFIEQYMYATISSINSGDFSIAAPYIDTNGPKYKEQKDYTAYLIKKGITEDLLSFNVNRVTKLDDSMYKVYTTEEYDISYGDGSVKYKKFNSIHKVKELSDGSLGVYQLISSTEVK; encoded by the coding sequence GTGTGTAAGTTGGGATATTGTAAAGAGTGTGGACATCAGTTAACAAATGAGCATCAATTTTGTCCAGAGTGTGGACATCCCGTCGAAAGGAAAGCGGCTTCTAGTGAAGTAGCGGCATCACAGCGTTACGCAGAATCGGCATCATCTTCAGCAGAGGAGAGACGCGAATCAGTAAAGCCTTCAAATAAAAAAACAAAGGTTATAGCCATTTCAGTTATAGCAGCAGCTGCTGTACTTGGCGGCGCTTATTACGGAATAGATAAAACAATCATGGCGCCTAAAGCCGTGTCAGAAAAATTTATTGCTTCAGTAAAGGGCAATGACGTTGATAGAGTAAAAAAATATGTAAATGATGGTCAAATTCAATTAGAAGCCAACGATGAGCAAACAAAATCATTTATTACATATTTGCACGAAAATCCGGATGTAATGAAATCAATCTCTGAAGGGTTAGCGGCAGATAGCAGAGCGCTTGAAGCAGGAGTTCCAAGCGAAGATCACTCTTCATACGCTAAGTTAGAACAAGATGGAAATAAATGGGGAATCTTTGATCATTACACGGTACAAATAAACCCTGTATATGCAAAAGCTCAGTCTACAGAAGATGCGACAGTAGTATATATTGACGGTCAAAAAGCTGGAACGGTAAGCAGTGACTCTTCTAAAAAGATTGGTCCATTTTTACCTGGTACGCATACAGTAAAAGGTGAAGTGCAAAATGATTATGGAAAAGTTGAAAACGAACAAGAGGTTGAAGCCACCAACGGAGAAGATGTGAACGTGGAGTTTGACTGGTCAGATCATGCAGTATACATCTCTTCAGATTATGATGACGCGACGCTGTTCGTTAATGGTAAAGACACAAAAACGAAAATTAACGATATTGATTATTTAGGTCCGCTGCCAATGGATGGGTCAGTAAAACTATATGCAAAACGCGGAGTAAAGAAAACGGAAGAAGTATCAATTAAAAAAGGCATGGAAGATGTTGCGCTTAATTTCGATAAAGAAAATACGACAGAAGCTACGGCAAAAGCATCAGTTCCTTCTAAGAATCAAGAGACGACGGACAAAGGTTCGGAAGTCAATTCTGGAGTATCTACTAGTGAAGTTTCTAGTTTTATCGAACAATATATGTACGCTACAATTTCCTCAATTAACAGTGGAGACTTCTCTATTGCAGCGCCTTATATCGATACTAACGGACCAAAATACAAGGAACAAAAAGATTATACAGCTTACTTAATCAAAAAAGGCATAACAGAAGATTTATTAAGCTTTAATGTAAATAGAGTAACAAAACTAGATGACTCTATGTATAAAGTATATACAACAGAAGAGTATGATATTTCGTACGGAGACGGGTCTGTTAAATACAAAAAATTCAACAGCATTCATAAAGTAAAAGAATTATCTGATGGAAGTTTGGGAGTTTATCAGCTTATTAGTTCAACGGAAGTAAAGTAA
- a CDS encoding anti-repressor SinI family protein, whose translation MKKEHVLSIDQEWVNLMESARKLGLTTEEVRRFLSELKQN comes from the coding sequence ATGAAGAAAGAACATGTATTATCAATCGATCAAGAGTGGGTAAATCTTATGGAATCAGCCCGCAAGCTGGGTCTGACCACCGAAGAAGTCCGGAGATTTTTATCAGAGCTTAAGCAGAACTAA
- the pcp gene encoding pyroglutamyl-peptidase I, with amino-acid sequence MTTVLLTGFEPFEGESINPSLEAVKALDGVAVENYHIIAKPLPTVFGESIAKLHTYIEEISPAIVICVGQAGGREGITLERVAINVDDARIPDNIGQQPIDRPIIQNGPAAYFSTLPIKAAVENLRQAGIPSSISQTAGTFVCNHVFYGLMNMIQNCCIKGGFVHIPYLPEQAVNHPGKASMSLDLIVEGLLSVVKTTILVEEDVVVSGGTTH; translated from the coding sequence ATGACAACTGTATTACTAACTGGCTTTGAACCATTTGAAGGTGAAAGTATTAACCCGTCTTTAGAAGCCGTAAAAGCTCTAGACGGTGTAGCTGTTGAAAACTATCACATTATTGCTAAACCTCTTCCTACTGTGTTTGGTGAATCAATCGCAAAGCTTCATACCTATATAGAAGAAATCAGCCCTGCTATCGTCATTTGCGTTGGACAAGCAGGCGGCCGAGAAGGGATTACCTTAGAACGCGTTGCAATTAACGTAGACGACGCGCGAATTCCTGACAACATCGGCCAGCAGCCTATCGACCGCCCTATTATCCAAAACGGCCCCGCCGCATACTTTTCGACACTGCCCATCAAAGCAGCTGTCGAAAACTTGCGCCAAGCAGGCATTCCAAGCAGCATTTCTCAAACCGCTGGAACGTTTGTATGTAACCACGTATTTTACGGACTCATGAACATGATTCAAAACTGCTGTATTAAAGGAGGGTTTGTTCATATTCCTTATCTTCCTGAACAGGCTGTAAATCATCCTGGGAAAGCTAGTATGTCACTGGATTTAATTGTAGAGGGATTGCTGAGTGTGGTGAAGACGACGATTTTAGTTGAGGAGGATGTTGTGGTTTCGGGTGGGACTACGCATTAA
- a CDS encoding DUF979 domain-containing protein, producing the protein MKSILTLDTIYYLLGIIVAFIAIRIARDHNHPNRLGSSLFWALFSITFLFGNVIPPFYIGCLVIIMVLLASFNRVTKSNEAETPAEERVAHAQRLKNKIFLPALFIPIFTIIGTLLFGKIKFGNWALIDPEKVTLISLAIAAVIAFIASMSVTKAKMDVPVKEGSRLLQAVGWAVILPQMLAALGGIFSKSGVGTVVSDIVSDVLPTNYAFVAVLAYCLGMLLFTIVMGNAFAAFAVITGGIGLPLIVHMHGGNPAIMAALGMFAGYCGTLLTPMAANFNIVPAMLLELKDKNAVIKAQVPIALSVFVVNTLLMYYLVYHF; encoded by the coding sequence ATGAAAAGCATCCTAACGCTTGATACGATTTACTACTTACTCGGTATTATTGTTGCTTTTATCGCGATTCGAATCGCACGCGATCACAACCATCCTAACCGTTTAGGATCTTCTCTATTTTGGGCGTTGTTTTCTATTACGTTTTTATTTGGCAACGTGATTCCACCTTTTTATATAGGGTGTTTAGTCATTATCATGGTACTGCTTGCTTCATTTAATCGCGTCACTAAATCCAATGAAGCCGAAACGCCTGCTGAAGAACGAGTGGCTCACGCGCAGCGATTAAAAAACAAAATCTTTTTACCGGCTTTATTTATTCCTATTTTTACGATTATCGGCACTCTTCTTTTTGGCAAAATTAAATTTGGAAACTGGGCTTTAATTGACCCAGAAAAAGTCACGTTAATTTCACTGGCAATCGCAGCCGTCATTGCCTTTATCGCTTCAATGAGCGTTACTAAAGCTAAAATGGATGTACCTGTTAAAGAAGGAAGCCGCTTGCTTCAAGCTGTCGGCTGGGCGGTTATTTTACCGCAAATGCTCGCAGCGCTTGGCGGTATTTTTTCAAAATCCGGCGTTGGAACAGTTGTTTCAGATATTGTGAGTGACGTGCTTCCAACTAACTATGCGTTTGTTGCTGTGCTTGCTTATTGTCTAGGAATGCTGCTGTTTACAATTGTAATGGGAAATGCCTTTGCGGCGTTTGCCGTTATTACTGGAGGTATTGGACTGCCGTTAATTGTACACATGCACGGAGGAAATCCAGCCATTATGGCAGCGCTCGGCATGTTTGCTGGCTACTGCGGCACGCTTCTCACGCCAATGGCAGCCAACTTTAACATCGTACCTGCCATGCTGCTTGAATTAAAAGACAAAAACGCCGTAATTAAAGCTCAAGTGCCGATTGCTTTATCCGTTTTTGTTGTAAATACGCTATTAATGTACTACCTTGTATACCATTTTTAA
- a CDS encoding flagellin N-terminal helical domain-containing protein codes for MRINHNIAALNTYRQFNNANNAQSKSMEKLSSGLRINSAADDAAGLAISEKMRGQIRGLDQAGQNAQDGISLIQTAEGALNETHDILQRMRELSVQSSNDTATDSDRKEIQKEVSQLKDEVDRISNTTEFNQKKLLNGSVGNNAVISDDNLSLGGAKVVDGNLKADTYTATATNAATVGADVKTNTTGLDASSDFTLTSTNVVGLELGDYTLELKSTGVADTFDVSLKNSDGVEVASAAGFDTTAGGSLTGTTPDGTATKFTIGGVATGVAKEGSMDFNLNATYASAGDLAIEGTSGNTEFSSGAGLKITDNEFKAGSFELNMTVDSALIGGGETSTITTTNNALTMHIGANANQTMKVDINKIDTNSLSLNNIDLTTQKGAEAAITKISKAIENVSGERSKLGAYQNRLDHTINNLNTSSENITAAESRIRDVDYALAA; via the coding sequence ATGAGAATTAATCACAATATTGCAGCGTTGAACACGTATCGTCAGTTTAACAATGCAAACAATGCACAAAGTAAATCAATGGAGAAGTTGTCTTCGGGGCTGCGTATTAATAGTGCCGCTGATGATGCTGCAGGGCTTGCTATATCCGAAAAAATGCGTGGGCAAATTCGTGGATTAGACCAAGCTGGACAGAATGCTCAAGATGGTATCTCACTAATTCAAACTGCTGAGGGTGCTCTAAACGAAACGCACGATATTTTACAGCGTATGCGTGAACTATCAGTTCAATCTTCAAATGACACTGCTACTGACTCTGATCGTAAAGAGATTCAGAAAGAAGTTTCTCAGCTTAAAGATGAAGTTGACCGTATTTCTAATACAACTGAGTTCAATCAAAAGAAATTATTAAATGGTAGTGTTGGTAACAACGCAGTTATATCTGATGATAACTTAAGCCTTGGGGGAGCTAAAGTCGTTGATGGAAATCTTAAAGCTGATACGTACACAGCAACAGCAACAAATGCAGCTACTGTAGGTGCTGATGTAAAAACAAACACAACTGGCTTAGATGCATCGTCTGATTTCACATTAACTTCTACTAATGTAGTAGGTTTAGAACTTGGAGACTATACATTAGAGTTGAAATCTACAGGCGTAGCAGATACGTTCGATGTCTCATTAAAGAATAGCGATGGGGTAGAAGTAGCTAGTGCAGCGGGATTTGATACAACAGCGGGTGGCTCATTAACAGGTACAACTCCTGATGGAACAGCTACTAAGTTCACAATTGGGGGGGTAGCAACAGGTGTAGCTAAAGAAGGTTCTATGGACTTCAATTTAAACGCAACGTATGCGAGCGCTGGTGACCTTGCTATCGAAGGAACTTCAGGTAACACTGAATTCAGTAGTGGTGCGGGCTTAAAAATCACTGATAATGAGTTTAAGGCAGGTAGCTTTGAACTAAACATGACTGTTGATTCAGCATTAATTGGGGGTGGTGAAACTTCAACTATTACAACTACTAACAACGCTTTAACAATGCACATTGGTGCTAATGCAAACCAAACCATGAAAGTCGATATCAACAAAATAGACACTAATAGTTTAAGTCTTAATAATATCGATTTGACAACACAAAAAGGTGCGGAAGCAGCGATCACTAAGATAAGTAAAGCAATTGAAAATGTATCAGGTGAGCGTTCTAAACTTGGGGCATATCAAAATCGTCTAGATCACACAATTAACAATTTAAACACATCTTCTGAAAACATCACTGCTGCGGAATCTCGTATCCGTGACGTAGATTATGCTTTAGCTGCATAA
- a CDS encoding SMI1/KNR4 family protein, translated as MINVSQKEFVFNMSVFHFLHNEKHKFLPLKVKEIEFAEQRLGTKFPAELRQFYVEIGYGFANRNETTAFQRIIDPESAVDLHLREDFYEHDPDLDMYDEREGFIFFEVVEGLYFEVRWSTEAASPVYFMDTRISDSLQVFFEQLDKDAHFYEKMLEE; from the coding sequence TTGATCAACGTAAGCCAAAAGGAATTCGTATTTAATATGAGCGTATTTCACTTTCTTCATAATGAAAAGCATAAATTTCTTCCCTTGAAAGTAAAAGAGATAGAGTTTGCAGAGCAAAGATTAGGAACGAAATTTCCAGCAGAGCTCCGTCAATTTTATGTAGAAATAGGATATGGCTTTGCAAATAGGAATGAAACAACTGCTTTTCAACGAATTATAGATCCAGAAAGCGCAGTAGACTTGCATTTACGTGAAGACTTTTATGAGCATGATCCTGATTTAGATATGTATGATGAAAGAGAAGGCTTTATTTTCTTTGAAGTCGTAGAAGGATTGTATTTTGAAGTAAGGTGGAGCACAGAGGCTGCTTCGCCAGTGTACTTTATGGATACAAGGATATCAGACTCTCTTCAAGTGTTTTTCGAACAGCTTGATAAGGACGCTCATTTTTATGAGAAAATGTTAGAAGAATAA
- a CDS encoding helix-turn-helix domain-containing protein produces the protein MIGKKIKNLRLKKGYSITRLAEEANISKSYLSHLEKGLNNNPSLQMLDKIASSLHTTIDDLIEGDISCPALTSKPVLNLEWLHLIERAIQDGMTKEEFIEFQYYLKFRKTN, from the coding sequence GTGATAGGGAAAAAGATTAAGAATTTGCGACTAAAAAAAGGCTATTCTATTACACGCTTAGCTGAAGAAGCTAATATTTCAAAATCATATTTATCTCATTTAGAAAAAGGGTTAAACAATAATCCTTCCCTTCAAATGCTTGATAAAATCGCGTCTTCTCTTCATACAACGATTGATGACTTAATCGAAGGAGACATCAGTTGTCCAGCTCTCACTTCAAAACCAGTCCTCAATCTAGAATGGCTGCATTTAATTGAACGAGCCATTCAAGACGGCATGACCAAAGAAGAATTTATTGAATTTCAGTATTATTTAAAGTTCCGAAAAACAAACTGA
- a CDS encoding acyltransferase family protein has translation MEKRYVELDALRGLAALFVVINHYLMIYPSFSEYRYDGDSSFLLSMVKESPLRLLFSSGNESVVLFFVLSGFVLALPFYGRSSFRYENYLVRRICRIYLPYLFAVCVAILCKILFSQGGISQLSHWFNNSWITNESPSLLLQHFFLIGTFNTDAYNNVIWSLVHEMRISIIFPLLMILLLRMDAKKIVVLLFFVFVSSSALLLLNQSNLEPTNFLLSYHYLLLFAAGAVTAKYRDFFIQLYLKISTFKKVLIVLIAFTCYLSEGIMGNYAITNNFLCRNLAVMLGSCMFIIIALASPAASKVLRTGVLSFLGKISYSLYLTHLIVLFSLMYLLHGLLPYWSILSICFLLSLVMASVTYHFVEKPSSRLGKFLTRNKVVFGRAVSRK, from the coding sequence ATGGAAAAAAGATATGTAGAACTTGATGCGTTAAGAGGGTTAGCAGCTCTTTTTGTTGTGATAAATCATTATCTCATGATTTATCCAAGCTTCAGTGAGTATAGGTATGACGGTGATTCTTCTTTTTTACTGTCCATGGTAAAAGAAAGCCCGCTGCGGCTATTGTTCAGCAGTGGAAATGAATCAGTGGTTTTGTTTTTTGTCTTAAGCGGATTTGTTTTAGCACTGCCGTTTTATGGCCGTTCTTCTTTTCGGTATGAGAACTATCTGGTAAGAAGAATTTGCCGAATTTATCTTCCTTACTTGTTTGCGGTGTGTGTAGCTATTTTATGCAAAATCTTATTTAGTCAAGGCGGGATCTCACAGTTAAGCCACTGGTTTAATAACTCATGGATCACAAACGAATCGCCAAGTTTACTTCTTCAGCACTTCTTTTTAATTGGCACATTTAACACAGACGCTTACAACAATGTTATTTGGTCGCTTGTTCATGAAATGAGAATTTCAATTATTTTTCCTCTGTTAATGATTCTTTTGCTGCGAATGGATGCAAAAAAAATCGTGGTGCTATTGTTTTTCGTGTTTGTTTCATCATCAGCGCTATTATTGCTTAATCAATCAAACTTAGAACCTACGAACTTCTTGCTCTCTTATCATTATTTGCTTTTATTCGCCGCGGGTGCAGTTACGGCGAAATATCGAGATTTTTTTATTCAACTTTATCTGAAAATTAGCACATTTAAAAAGGTGCTTATCGTTCTGATTGCATTTACCTGTTATTTATCTGAAGGCATTATGGGAAATTACGCGATCACCAATAACTTTTTATGCCGCAATTTGGCAGTGATGCTAGGGAGCTGTATGTTCATTATTATTGCTTTAGCATCACCGGCAGCGTCAAAGGTTTTACGCACAGGAGTGCTGTCGTTTCTAGGTAAGATTTCGTACAGCTTATATTTAACTCATCTCATTGTGCTGTTTTCGTTGATGTATCTGTTACACGGGCTTTTGCCGTACTGGAGCATTTTAAGCATTTGTTTCCTTTTATCACTGGTGATGGCTTCCGTCACGTATCATTTTGTTGAAAAGCCTTCCAGCAGATTAGGGAAATTCCTCACAAGAAACAAAGTTGTTTTCGGTAGAGCAGTGAGTCGTAAGTAA
- a CDS encoding YveK family protein, producing the protein MQDKIQLKDFFRILKRRWLTMLLVMVITSMSITTICFYLLKPTYQASTQVLVNQATSKNVDEIANITQLNTQLISSYIDFIKSPIIINGVKDELKLTVSNKKLSEQITIDHNENSQFVTITVRNESSKTVSEIANKVALLSKDQAMKLMKGSNIQVLTEPSQSLKVFPKPLPVAAITILVSLLVGVVGAMLKEYLDSTVRNEQDIQELIGLPIIGHIELEPRKMKRNQKQGSDQEKARRENLEF; encoded by the coding sequence ATGCAGGATAAAATTCAGCTAAAGGATTTTTTTCGAATTTTAAAAAGAAGATGGCTTACGATGCTTTTAGTCATGGTAATTACGAGTATGAGCATCACAACTATCTGTTTCTATCTACTAAAACCTACGTATCAAGCATCTACTCAAGTGCTTGTTAATCAAGCAACATCTAAGAATGTAGATGAAATTGCTAATATTACGCAGCTGAATACTCAATTAATTTCTTCGTATATCGATTTTATTAAAAGTCCAATAATCATAAACGGTGTAAAAGACGAATTAAAGTTAACTGTTTCTAATAAAAAGCTGAGTGAACAAATTACGATTGATCATAACGAAAACTCTCAATTTGTCACGATTACCGTAAGAAACGAGAGTTCGAAAACAGTAAGTGAAATCGCAAATAAAGTAGCTCTTCTTTCAAAAGATCAAGCGATGAAGTTAATGAAAGGAAGCAACATTCAAGTATTAACCGAGCCGTCGCAGAGCCTTAAGGTATTTCCAAAGCCGCTGCCGGTTGCAGCCATTACTATATTGGTCAGTTTGTTGGTAGGAGTAGTGGGAGCGATGCTAAAAGAATATCTTGATAGCACAGTACGAAATGAACAAGATATTCAAGAACTTATCGGACTTCCGATTATTGGACATATCGAGCTTGAGCCTCGAAAAATGAAGCGAAACCAAAAGCAAGGCAGTGATCAGGAAAAGGCAAGGAGGGAGAACCTTGAGTTTTAA
- a CDS encoding HPP family protein translates to MEFEKSFSQSKSPFLSYLSSYTKKMKGELKEEPKINYRDAVVSSIGGLIAIIISSAIALALGYPMALAPIGATCVLVFGAHKGPLSQPRHVLGGHLLATVSALIIWSLFHRSLITIAIVLAFVLILMILTKTVHPPAAASAIVAINTQAGWGYLGIIMICACVVVLISTVYNNLFQDRQYPRYWV, encoded by the coding sequence ATGGAATTTGAAAAAAGTTTTTCTCAAAGCAAAAGCCCCTTTCTGTCTTACTTAAGCTCTTATACGAAAAAGATGAAAGGAGAATTAAAAGAAGAACCGAAAATCAATTATAGAGATGCAGTCGTTTCTTCTATCGGAGGATTAATTGCGATTATCATCAGCAGCGCGATTGCACTAGCGCTTGGTTATCCAATGGCTCTTGCTCCGATTGGCGCAACCTGCGTACTTGTCTTCGGTGCTCATAAAGGGCCTTTATCACAGCCGCGCCACGTGCTTGGAGGGCACTTACTAGCAACGGTTTCTGCACTTATTATCTGGAGTTTATTTCATCGAAGTCTTATCACCATAGCGATTGTCCTTGCGTTTGTTCTTATTTTAATGATTCTTACCAAAACCGTTCATCCTCCTGCTGCGGCTAGCGCGATTGTTGCCATTAATACTCAAGCAGGCTGGGGATATTTAGGTATTATTATGATTTGTGCATGTGTAGTTGTATTGATTTCTACCGTGTATAACAATTTATTTCAAGATCGGCAGTATCCCAGGTATTGGGTTTGA
- a CDS encoding YjfB family protein — protein MDIALMSMSLSQGKVQQQASLSVMKIAMGNAEQQGEAVKELISTSNVKALQQAAQPHLGGNIDLKL, from the coding sequence ATGGATATCGCACTCATGTCAATGTCACTAAGCCAAGGAAAAGTCCAACAGCAAGCTTCTCTATCAGTCATGAAAATAGCAATGGGAAACGCCGAACAGCAAGGAGAAGCTGTTAAGGAATTAATCAGCACTTCCAATGTAAAAGCACTTCAACAGGCCGCACAACCGCATCTAGGCGGAAATATTGATTTGAAATTATAG